The following coding sequences lie in one Pseudarthrobacter phenanthrenivorans Sphe3 genomic window:
- the leuS gene encoding leucine--tRNA ligase, whose translation MGVQPETETGTAATVSADVPEEGTYSFAAMEAKWPQVWEDLKVFTPVDDGSRERRYVLDMFPYPSGDLHMGHAEAFAMGDVVARYLRQKGYDVLHPIGWDSFGLPAENAAIKRNAHPSEWTYANIDTQAASFKRYAISADWSRRLHTSDPEYYRWTQWLFKRFYERGLAYRKNSPVNWCPKDQTVLANEQVVNGACERCGTTVTKKSLNQWYFKITEYADRLLDDMEQLRGHWPERVLAMQKNWIGRSEGAHVNFVIEADGGKPAKEVTVFTTRPDTLYGATFFVVAADAPLAVELVTEEHAAALDEYREQVKALSEIERQSTEREKTGVFTGRYAINPLNGEKLQVWAADYVLADYGTGAIMAVPAHDQRDLDFARTFDLPVRAVLDTGEEDPAVSGTATAGEGTLVNSGELDGLPKAEAIPAAIAMLERQGTGEKFVNFRLRDWLLSRQRFWGTPIPIIHCPSCGEVPVPDEQLPVTLPSDLRGEDLAPKGTSPLAAAEAWVNVECPSCHGPAKRDTDTMDTFVDSSWYFLRFVSPHYTEGPFDPQKINDWMPVGQYVGGVEHAILHLLYARFFTKVIHDLGLIETSEPFTALLNQGQVLNGGKAMSKSLGNGVDLGEQLDKYGVDAVRLTMIFASPPEDDVDWADVSPSGSAKFLARAWRLAQDVASEPGVDVTTGDRGLRSITHRTIADAAELLDANKFNVVVAKLMELVNATRKAIDAGAGGADPAVREAAEAVAVILSLFAPYTAEDMWSVLGHPASVANAGWPVHDPSLLVQDSVTAVVQVQGKVRDRLEVSPSVSEDQLRELALASENVQRALDGRGIRTVIVRAPKLVNIVPA comes from the coding sequence GTGGGCGTTCAGCCGGAGACAGAGACCGGAACAGCAGCAACAGTGTCAGCGGACGTGCCCGAGGAGGGCACCTACAGTTTCGCGGCGATGGAGGCCAAGTGGCCGCAGGTGTGGGAAGACCTGAAAGTCTTCACGCCCGTCGACGACGGGTCCCGGGAGCGGCGCTACGTGCTGGATATGTTCCCGTACCCTTCCGGAGACCTCCACATGGGCCACGCGGAAGCGTTCGCCATGGGGGACGTCGTAGCGCGCTACCTGCGCCAAAAGGGTTACGACGTGCTGCACCCGATCGGCTGGGACTCCTTTGGCCTGCCGGCGGAGAATGCCGCCATCAAGCGCAACGCCCACCCCAGCGAGTGGACCTACGCCAACATCGACACCCAGGCCGCGTCCTTCAAGCGCTACGCCATCTCGGCGGACTGGTCCCGCCGGCTGCACACCTCGGACCCGGAGTACTACCGCTGGACCCAGTGGCTGTTCAAGCGCTTCTACGAGCGCGGCCTGGCCTACCGGAAGAACTCCCCGGTCAACTGGTGCCCCAAGGACCAGACAGTCCTGGCCAACGAGCAGGTTGTGAACGGGGCCTGCGAGCGTTGCGGCACCACGGTCACCAAGAAGTCCCTTAACCAGTGGTACTTCAAGATCACTGAGTACGCCGACCGTCTGCTCGATGACATGGAGCAGCTCCGGGGCCACTGGCCCGAGCGGGTGCTGGCCATGCAGAAGAACTGGATTGGGCGGTCCGAGGGTGCCCACGTCAACTTCGTGATCGAGGCCGACGGCGGGAAGCCCGCCAAAGAGGTGACGGTCTTCACCACCCGCCCGGACACCCTGTACGGCGCAACGTTCTTCGTGGTGGCCGCGGACGCACCGCTCGCCGTCGAACTCGTCACGGAGGAGCACGCCGCTGCGCTGGACGAGTACCGCGAGCAGGTCAAGGCGCTCTCCGAAATCGAACGCCAGTCCACCGAGCGGGAGAAGACCGGCGTCTTCACCGGACGGTATGCCATCAACCCGCTGAACGGGGAGAAGCTGCAGGTCTGGGCGGCGGACTACGTCCTGGCCGACTACGGCACCGGCGCCATCATGGCCGTGCCTGCGCACGACCAGCGCGACCTGGACTTCGCCCGCACGTTCGACCTGCCGGTCCGGGCTGTCCTGGACACCGGCGAGGAAGACCCTGCCGTGTCCGGAACCGCTACAGCGGGGGAGGGCACCCTGGTCAATTCCGGTGAGCTGGACGGCCTGCCCAAAGCGGAAGCCATTCCGGCCGCGATCGCCATGCTGGAACGCCAGGGCACCGGTGAGAAGTTCGTGAACTTCCGCCTGCGTGACTGGCTGCTCAGCCGCCAGCGTTTCTGGGGCACGCCCATCCCCATCATCCACTGCCCGTCCTGCGGCGAGGTGCCGGTACCGGACGAGCAGCTGCCCGTCACGCTGCCCTCGGACCTGCGCGGTGAGGACCTGGCACCCAAGGGCACCTCGCCCCTGGCTGCCGCGGAAGCCTGGGTCAACGTGGAATGCCCCTCCTGCCACGGGCCAGCAAAGCGCGACACGGACACCATGGACACTTTCGTGGACTCGTCCTGGTACTTCCTGCGTTTCGTGTCTCCCCACTACACCGAGGGCCCGTTCGATCCGCAGAAGATCAACGACTGGATGCCGGTGGGCCAGTACGTGGGCGGCGTTGAACACGCCATCCTGCACCTGCTGTATGCCCGGTTCTTCACCAAGGTCATCCACGACCTTGGCCTGATCGAAACCAGCGAGCCGTTTACGGCACTGCTGAACCAGGGCCAGGTCCTCAACGGCGGCAAAGCCATGAGCAAGTCCCTGGGGAACGGCGTTGACCTGGGCGAGCAGCTGGACAAGTACGGGGTGGACGCCGTCCGCCTGACCATGATCTTCGCCTCCCCGCCCGAGGACGACGTGGACTGGGCCGACGTATCGCCGTCAGGCTCGGCCAAGTTCCTGGCCCGCGCCTGGCGTCTCGCCCAGGATGTGGCGAGCGAACCCGGCGTCGACGTCACCACGGGCGACCGTGGATTGCGCTCCATCACGCACCGGACCATTGCCGACGCCGCGGAGCTGCTGGACGCCAACAAATTCAACGTGGTGGTGGCCAAGCTGATGGAGCTGGTGAATGCCACCCGCAAGGCCATCGACGCCGGTGCCGGCGGAGCGGACCCGGCAGTCCGTGAAGCTGCGGAGGCGGTAGCGGTGATCCTGAGCCTCTTCGCTCCGTACACGGCTGAGGACATGTGGAGCGTGCTGGGGCATCCCGCCTCGGTAGCCAATGCGGGCTGGCCCGTCCACGATCCCTCCCTGCTGGTCCAGGACAGCGTCACCGCCGTAGTCCAGGTGCAGGGCAAGGTCCGGGACCGGCTTGAAGTTTCACCGTCCGTATCGGAGGACCAGCTGCGTGAGCTGGCGCTGGCCTCGGAGAACGTCCAGCGCGCCCTTGACGGCCGTGGCATCCGAACAGTGATTGTCCGCGCGCCTAAACTGGTCAACATCGTCCCGGCCTAG
- the glpK gene encoding glycerol kinase GlpK: MNQYVIAIDQGTTSTRAIIFDHSGSIVSSGQMEHEQIFPQAGWVEHNAAEIWNNTREVIASALSKANLTRHDIAAVGITNQRETAVVWDKTTGEAIYNAIVWQDTRTQDIVDELARDGGPDRFKQKVGLPLATYFSGTKIKWILDNVEGAREKAEAGDLVFGNTDAWVLWNLTGGVDGGVHVTDVTNASRTLFMDLETLQWDDEILGIFGVPRSMMPEIKSSSEVYGTVHSSQLLRETPVAGILGDQQAATFGQAAFDTGEAKNTYGTGCFLIFNTGEEIVHSKNGLLTTVGYKLGDAAPHYALEGSIAVTGSLIQWLRDNLGLINSAPEVETLAASVKDNGGVYIVPAFSGLFAPYWRSDARGAIVGLTRFVNKNHIARAALEATAFQTREVLDAVNADSGVPLSELKVDGGMVANDALMQFQADILGVPVIRPKVVETTALGAAYAAGLAVGFWKDLGECSANWSEDKRWEPQMDQAEQDRQMRLWKKAVTKSMDWVDEDVR, from the coding sequence TCAGGGCAGATGGAGCACGAACAGATCTTCCCGCAGGCCGGCTGGGTAGAGCACAACGCTGCGGAGATTTGGAACAACACCCGTGAGGTCATTGCCTCCGCCCTGTCCAAGGCGAACCTGACACGGCACGATATTGCCGCCGTCGGAATCACCAACCAGCGCGAAACCGCGGTGGTGTGGGACAAGACCACAGGTGAAGCAATCTACAACGCCATCGTCTGGCAGGACACCCGGACCCAGGACATCGTGGACGAGCTGGCCAGGGACGGAGGGCCGGACCGGTTCAAGCAAAAAGTGGGACTGCCGCTGGCAACCTATTTCTCGGGTACCAAGATCAAGTGGATCCTGGACAACGTGGAAGGTGCCCGCGAAAAGGCAGAAGCCGGGGACCTGGTCTTTGGCAACACCGATGCCTGGGTGCTGTGGAACCTGACCGGCGGTGTGGACGGCGGTGTCCACGTCACTGACGTTACCAACGCCTCCCGGACTCTGTTCATGGACCTCGAAACGCTGCAGTGGGACGACGAAATCCTCGGTATCTTCGGCGTACCCCGCAGCATGATGCCGGAGATCAAGTCCTCTTCAGAGGTGTACGGCACGGTCCACAGCTCGCAGCTGCTCCGCGAGACTCCCGTGGCGGGGATCCTGGGTGACCAGCAGGCCGCCACATTCGGGCAGGCTGCCTTCGACACCGGCGAAGCCAAAAATACCTACGGCACCGGCTGCTTCCTGATCTTCAACACCGGCGAAGAGATCGTCCACTCCAAGAACGGGCTGCTGACCACCGTGGGCTACAAGCTCGGGGACGCAGCGCCGCACTACGCTCTGGAAGGTTCCATTGCCGTCACCGGTTCGCTCATCCAGTGGCTGCGGGACAACCTGGGCCTGATCAACAGCGCCCCCGAGGTGGAAACCCTGGCAGCGTCGGTGAAGGACAACGGCGGTGTCTACATCGTCCCGGCTTTCTCCGGCCTCTTTGCTCCCTACTGGCGCTCGGATGCCCGCGGCGCCATCGTGGGCCTCACCCGTTTCGTCAACAAGAACCACATCGCGCGGGCCGCCCTGGAAGCTACGGCCTTCCAGACCCGCGAGGTGCTGGACGCCGTCAACGCGGATTCCGGCGTGCCGCTGTCCGAACTGAAGGTCGACGGCGGCATGGTCGCCAACGATGCACTGATGCAATTCCAGGCGGACATCCTGGGCGTTCCCGTGATCCGCCCCAAGGTGGTGGAGACCACCGCCCTCGGCGCGGCCTACGCGGCCGGCCTTGCGGTCGGGTTCTGGAAGGACCTGGGCGAGTGCTCCGCCAACTGGTCCGAGGACAAGCGCTGGGAACCGCAGATGGACCAGGCCGAACAGGACCGCCAGATGCGCCTTTGGAAGAAGGCCGTCACCAAGTCCATGGACTGGGTGGACGAGGACGTGCGGTAA
- a CDS encoding PEP/pyruvate-binding domain-containing protein, translating into MGNGADNGGQRAFGDGLFSPLGGPVPLTRLQAGGKAATLSELKQAGFPVPPGFVVTRQDLQARAAGAVSSWEDRLRASARACGPGPYAVRSSAAAEDLPGASYAGMYESYLRVAEGELAATVLRCFESANASRVRAYQDSLPRPENGAGAGPGPGLGGGHDAAQMAVLVQQMVDPAAAGVAFTAHPLTGARDEGVVSAVRGLGGNLVEGSEDGEEWLVREGRAVRRHGGAAALSNESATAVAAMARAVASHFGCPQDVEWAVDPSGQIMILQARPMTALPEPVVWKAPGKGAWLRNFRLGEWLPEPVTPLFMDWIIPLIDAGYNDAVYRSAGIRIPMGYATVNGWYYVAPPTPRALPHLLFGGQPRSLPYFFNSVLRPMIDPAGADRAVLRDLEHEWRVIGLPAYLALAHRDLSPSATFASLVATVEEIGEAAGRYLWFFSATGGAAWKMERVLAKFWRRHLAPSFTKRPAQGRVPEQALQGGSGYQVLLGGLLPRPPAPVPHAVYSLDWYHRTAGEEGPEAGGAGTTAHPGSAAPAAERRRSAEAACRDILRGTRRLRRFDELLAVAQHYALLREEQARDFTAGWPLLRRCARRIGRQLRDAGIITSEDDVFFLSRQDLRLDAPPQQERVAIRREKWSRQRKLAAPLVLGGVPLIGNTFDRIAHSARSTAALPRGALVGHPASPGRARGRVRVVRGPEDFPGFRPGEVLVAGATAPAWTPLFAGAAAVVTDSGNLAAHASLVAREYGIPAVVGTGNATQVLHTGQLVTVDGNAGTVEQHED; encoded by the coding sequence GTGGGCAACGGCGCGGACAACGGTGGACAGCGCGCGTTCGGTGATGGCCTGTTCTCCCCGCTGGGCGGGCCCGTCCCCCTCACCCGCCTGCAGGCCGGCGGCAAGGCCGCAACACTGTCGGAGCTGAAACAGGCAGGTTTTCCCGTACCGCCTGGCTTCGTAGTGACGCGGCAGGACCTGCAGGCCCGCGCCGCCGGAGCCGTGAGTTCATGGGAAGACCGCTTGCGGGCCTCCGCCCGCGCCTGCGGCCCCGGACCCTACGCCGTGCGCTCCTCCGCTGCCGCCGAGGATTTGCCCGGCGCCTCGTATGCGGGAATGTACGAAAGTTACCTTCGGGTGGCCGAGGGTGAACTGGCCGCAACTGTGCTCCGCTGTTTCGAATCAGCGAACGCCTCCCGGGTCCGGGCCTACCAGGATTCGCTTCCCAGGCCGGAAAACGGGGCAGGTGCCGGCCCGGGACCTGGCCTGGGTGGCGGCCACGACGCCGCACAGATGGCGGTCCTGGTCCAGCAGATGGTGGACCCTGCGGCCGCCGGGGTCGCCTTTACGGCCCACCCCCTGACGGGGGCACGGGACGAGGGCGTGGTTTCCGCCGTCAGGGGGCTTGGCGGAAACCTCGTGGAAGGCTCCGAGGACGGCGAGGAATGGCTTGTCCGTGAAGGGCGGGCGGTACGCCGCCACGGTGGAGCGGCAGCCCTGTCAAATGAAAGCGCGACGGCGGTCGCGGCCATGGCGCGCGCCGTCGCCTCGCATTTCGGCTGCCCGCAGGACGTGGAGTGGGCCGTGGACCCGTCCGGCCAGATCATGATCCTGCAGGCACGGCCCATGACCGCCCTCCCGGAGCCCGTGGTGTGGAAGGCCCCGGGGAAAGGTGCATGGCTGCGCAACTTTCGGCTGGGGGAATGGCTGCCGGAACCGGTCACTCCCCTCTTCATGGATTGGATCATCCCCCTGATCGATGCCGGGTACAACGACGCCGTCTACCGCTCCGCAGGCATCAGGATTCCCATGGGGTACGCCACAGTCAACGGGTGGTACTACGTTGCCCCGCCCACACCGCGTGCCCTCCCCCACCTGCTCTTCGGCGGCCAGCCCCGCTCCCTGCCCTACTTCTTCAATTCGGTACTGCGCCCCATGATCGACCCGGCAGGAGCAGACCGCGCGGTCCTGCGGGACTTGGAGCATGAGTGGCGCGTTATAGGACTGCCGGCCTACCTGGCCCTGGCGCACCGTGACCTGTCCCCTTCGGCGACCTTCGCCTCGTTGGTGGCAACCGTGGAAGAAATCGGCGAGGCGGCGGGCCGGTACCTGTGGTTCTTTTCAGCCACCGGCGGCGCGGCCTGGAAGATGGAACGCGTCCTGGCGAAATTCTGGCGCCGGCACCTCGCACCGTCCTTTACAAAACGCCCGGCCCAGGGACGGGTTCCGGAACAAGCACTCCAAGGCGGCAGCGGATACCAGGTCCTGCTGGGCGGCCTGCTCCCCCGGCCGCCAGCGCCGGTCCCGCACGCCGTCTACAGCCTGGACTGGTATCACCGCACTGCCGGCGAGGAAGGCCCGGAAGCTGGCGGGGCAGGGACCACCGCGCACCCCGGTTCCGCCGCCCCGGCTGCGGAACGGCGACGTTCTGCGGAAGCCGCCTGCCGGGACATCCTGCGGGGCACGCGCCGCCTCCGCCGGTTCGACGAACTGCTGGCAGTTGCGCAGCATTATGCCCTGCTCCGGGAGGAACAGGCCCGGGATTTCACTGCTGGCTGGCCGCTCCTGCGCCGCTGCGCCCGCCGCATTGGCAGGCAGCTGCGGGACGCCGGCATCATCACCAGCGAGGACGATGTGTTTTTCCTGTCACGTCAGGACCTGCGGCTTGACGCCCCACCGCAGCAGGAGCGGGTTGCCATCCGCCGCGAGAAATGGTCGCGGCAACGCAAGCTGGCCGCGCCGCTCGTGCTGGGCGGCGTGCCGCTGATCGGCAACACCTTCGACCGGATTGCGCACTCGGCCCGCAGCACCGCCGCCCTTCCCCGTGGGGCCCTCGTGGGACACCCCGCCAGCCCCGGCCGTGCGCGTGGCCGGGTCCGGGTGGTGAGGGGGCCGGAGGACTTTCCGGGATTCCGGCCGGGCGAGGTGCTGGTGGCGGGGGCAACGGCCCCGGCCTGGACCCCGCTGTTCGCAGGCGCCGCCGCGGTAGTAACGGACAGCGGCAACCTGGCGGCCCATGCCTCACTGGTGGCCCGGGAGTACGGCATCCCGGCAGTCGTAGGAACGGGCAACGCCACCCAGGTGCTCCACACCGGCCAGCTGGTCACAGTGGACGGCAATGCAGGAACAGTGGAACAGCACGAGGACTGA
- a CDS encoding DegV family protein: protein MPDRDAAWPWIRARLAALRTRPEAAGNGLDAVVRTAVVTDSASALPAEWVSALSDHGVLTVIPMPVMIGEEIYGEGEDDISETIALALASGTSVKTSRPSPGQFEQAYRAAQQRGFEAVVSVHISGELSGTADAARLAAGRVGIPVEVVDSLTVGMALGMAVQAAVRTAAGGDGAAAVAAAAQAQAAKTKVYFYVPSLEQLRRGGRIGAAASLLGTMLAIKPILAVDGGRIVPLEKVRSAARAVARLEEIATADASARPAPAVRLAVHHFGNPQEAESLARRLAAALPHCPPAQISSLPAVLAAHAGLGVLAVIVGEDLTETAGHPTQLPGVLST, encoded by the coding sequence TTGCCAGACCGCGACGCTGCCTGGCCCTGGATCCGTGCGCGCCTCGCCGCCCTCCGTACCCGTCCGGAGGCTGCCGGGAACGGGCTGGATGCCGTGGTGCGCACCGCCGTGGTCACTGATTCCGCTTCGGCCCTGCCGGCGGAATGGGTGTCCGCGCTTTCGGATCATGGCGTACTCACCGTGATCCCGATGCCCGTCATGATCGGGGAAGAAATTTATGGCGAGGGGGAGGACGACATCTCCGAAACCATCGCCCTGGCGCTGGCCAGCGGGACTTCCGTCAAGACCTCACGCCCGTCCCCTGGACAGTTCGAGCAAGCTTACCGCGCCGCCCAGCAGCGGGGATTCGAGGCGGTGGTCTCTGTCCACATCTCCGGTGAACTGTCCGGAACCGCGGACGCGGCACGTCTCGCCGCGGGGAGGGTGGGTATCCCTGTGGAGGTTGTTGACTCCCTGACTGTTGGGATGGCCTTGGGCATGGCAGTCCAGGCCGCGGTCAGGACGGCGGCCGGCGGAGACGGGGCGGCCGCTGTTGCTGCTGCAGCGCAGGCGCAGGCAGCAAAGACCAAAGTGTATTTCTACGTTCCGAGCCTGGAGCAGCTGCGCCGCGGGGGCCGCATCGGCGCCGCGGCCTCGCTGCTGGGGACCATGCTGGCCATCAAGCCCATCCTGGCGGTCGACGGCGGCAGGATCGTCCCGCTGGAAAAGGTGCGTTCGGCTGCCCGGGCGGTTGCCCGGCTGGAGGAAATCGCCACAGCGGACGCGAGTGCCCGCCCGGCGCCTGCCGTCCGCCTTGCGGTCCACCACTTCGGCAACCCACAGGAAGCCGAAAGCCTCGCCCGGCGCCTCGCTGCTGCCCTGCCGCACTGCCCCCCTGCGCAAATCAGTTCGCTTCCTGCCGTTCTTGCCGCCCACGCAGGGCTCGGTGTCCTTGCCGTCATCGTGGGGGAGGACCTGACGGAAACCGCCGGCCATCCCACGCAGCTTCCCGGGGTCCTTTCCACATAA
- a CDS encoding ComEC/Rec2 family competence protein — protein MAGGKGPTSQSPWLRYVEAAVRGPLAEQEAPVDPPRGRSLSGARGFPAVIPARRLIGHGSQAVAAAWQNRAEATGQPSGTGTEASRRRTDVRLALPAMAVWAASVAGLWLQPPALATLCGTCAALGILLLASSRRASPPGVGRGVPAGSRSKLPASLPPRRSLFATGAVALFLAAAAAAHSAVASTQRFEGALANAVAAGKSVVAVVEVAGAPRALAAPGQAGPPGRWSVPVLTVDLSTGGFLLRTRAQVTVMGGDGWGTVVPGQLVRTTGKLRTADPGREEAGILTASSGPGQPGDPPILQKSARELRERFVAAASFLAPDPRGLLPGMVTGDTSALDEGLEAAMKTVGMSHLTAVSGANCSLVLGALLLACRGLRLPRLPAAAAAGAGLCLFVVLVGPDASVLRAALMGAVAVIALASGRSGRGLSFLCLAVIGLLLFDPGLGTSFGFLLSVLATAGIIILGRRIIDWTPPVVPRWVAAAVAVPLSAQLLCAPVTVLLQPQFSTYSLLANVIASPLVAPVTLLGTAAVPLVATAPWAAAVLIAVAGTFSAGVAAAARFSSQLPGAALPWPDGVPGLFTMMLLSVLTYGLVWAVARPRRCIQLVVALHGRTVSLLEATGPLAAKTLGRRTDRAPAHLPQRSVRPLGPGLERGAGRGRLGYCIKLSGRNPRWPLHQSERTVPRHRMQPPGAM, from the coding sequence ATGGCTGGCGGGAAGGGACCGACCAGCCAGAGCCCGTGGCTGCGCTACGTGGAGGCCGCCGTCCGGGGACCTTTGGCGGAGCAGGAAGCGCCCGTGGATCCGCCCCGCGGCCGTTCGCTGTCCGGGGCTCGTGGGTTCCCCGCGGTCATCCCTGCCCGGCGCCTCATTGGCCACGGCTCCCAGGCAGTGGCAGCCGCCTGGCAAAATCGTGCCGAAGCCACCGGGCAGCCTTCAGGTACGGGCACTGAGGCGTCCCGCCGCCGCACCGACGTACGCCTCGCCCTGCCGGCAATGGCAGTCTGGGCCGCCTCGGTCGCCGGCCTCTGGTTGCAGCCGCCGGCCCTGGCCACGCTGTGCGGTACCTGCGCAGCCCTGGGGATCCTCTTATTGGCCTCCTCACGACGTGCATCCCCGCCGGGCGTGGGCCGGGGCGTCCCGGCCGGGAGCAGATCGAAACTACCGGCAAGCCTCCCGCCCCGCCGCAGTCTGTTCGCCACCGGGGCTGTGGCGCTCTTTCTGGCCGCTGCGGCAGCTGCGCATTCGGCGGTGGCGTCGACCCAGCGCTTTGAGGGCGCGCTGGCAAATGCTGTGGCGGCGGGGAAGTCGGTGGTGGCCGTCGTCGAGGTAGCAGGGGCGCCGCGTGCCCTGGCGGCGCCAGGACAGGCCGGACCGCCTGGCCGCTGGTCGGTGCCTGTCCTGACAGTGGATTTGAGTACCGGCGGATTCCTGCTCAGGACACGGGCGCAAGTGACTGTCATGGGCGGTGACGGATGGGGGACAGTAGTACCGGGCCAACTTGTCCGTACCACAGGAAAGCTTCGAACAGCCGACCCCGGAAGGGAAGAGGCCGGAATCCTCACGGCGTCCTCCGGCCCCGGGCAGCCCGGCGACCCACCCATTCTGCAAAAATCGGCCAGGGAACTGCGGGAACGGTTCGTGGCCGCGGCGTCCTTCCTCGCCCCTGACCCGCGTGGCCTCCTGCCGGGCATGGTTACCGGTGACACCAGTGCCTTGGATGAGGGCCTGGAAGCCGCCATGAAGACGGTGGGCATGAGCCACTTAACGGCGGTCAGCGGTGCCAACTGCAGCCTGGTCCTGGGGGCACTGCTGCTGGCCTGCCGGGGCCTCCGTCTGCCTCGTCTGCCAGCTGCCGCTGCGGCCGGCGCCGGGCTGTGTTTGTTCGTGGTCCTGGTGGGCCCTGATGCCAGTGTCCTGCGAGCAGCACTCATGGGGGCCGTGGCGGTCATCGCCTTGGCCAGCGGAAGGTCGGGCCGGGGCCTTAGTTTCCTCTGCCTGGCAGTCATCGGTCTGCTGCTGTTCGACCCCGGGCTGGGTACGAGCTTCGGATTCCTCCTGTCCGTCCTGGCCACCGCCGGCATCATCATCCTCGGGCGGCGCATCATAGACTGGACGCCGCCGGTTGTTCCCCGCTGGGTGGCCGCAGCGGTGGCGGTTCCCTTATCCGCCCAACTCCTGTGCGCTCCAGTGACAGTCCTTCTGCAGCCCCAATTTTCCACCTATTCGCTGCTGGCAAATGTCATTGCCTCGCCCCTTGTGGCCCCGGTGACACTGCTGGGAACGGCAGCTGTTCCGCTGGTGGCTACGGCACCCTGGGCTGCCGCCGTCCTGATAGCCGTGGCGGGTACATTCAGCGCCGGTGTTGCCGCCGCGGCCAGGTTCAGTTCACAACTCCCGGGGGCAGCGCTCCCGTGGCCCGACGGCGTTCCCGGGCTGTTCACCATGATGTTGCTGTCAGTCCTGACCTACGGTCTTGTCTGGGCAGTGGCCCGTCCACGCCGCTGCATCCAGCTGGTTGTTGCCCTCCACGGGCGCACGGTGTCGCTGCTTGAAGCCACCGGGCCGCTGGCGGCCAAAACGTTGGGCCGCCGTACGGACCGGGCACCTGCCCACCTGCCCCAGCGGTCAGTGCGGCCCCTTGGTCCCGGCTTGGAGCGGGGGGCCGGACGTGGCAGGCTGGGATACTGCATAAAACTCTCCGGAAGGAACCCACGATGGCCGCTGCACCAAAGCGAGCGAACCGTTCCCCGGCATCGAATGCAGCCACCTGGCGCGATGTAA
- a CDS encoding ComEA family DNA-binding protein — translation MFVAVVAVAGGAWFWWQAASGQAVILPLEGAGPASAAATLPGEGSTTAGGGSTREPAGREPGGESAATLVIHVAGAVARPGVVHLPAGSRVHEAIAAAGGAAVGADLNRLNLALVLEDGQKIHVPQEGADVPVAGPEGNGQPGADDSGGSPAGTKINLNTAGVEDLDALPKVGPVLAQRIVDWRKEHGAFKSIEELDAVDGVGPKMLEALLPLVTV, via the coding sequence ATGTTCGTGGCAGTCGTGGCCGTTGCCGGTGGGGCGTGGTTTTGGTGGCAAGCCGCGTCCGGCCAGGCCGTCATCCTGCCGTTGGAGGGAGCCGGACCTGCAAGCGCGGCTGCCACTCTGCCCGGAGAGGGCAGCACGACGGCCGGCGGCGGGTCGACTCGAGAGCCTGCGGGGAGGGAGCCTGGAGGCGAATCTGCTGCAACCCTGGTGATCCATGTTGCGGGGGCGGTGGCCCGCCCGGGAGTGGTCCACCTGCCGGCAGGAAGCCGTGTGCATGAAGCCATCGCCGCTGCCGGAGGTGCTGCCGTGGGCGCCGACCTGAACCGCCTGAACCTGGCCCTTGTGCTGGAGGACGGCCAAAAGATCCACGTCCCGCAGGAGGGCGCGGACGTCCCTGTTGCCGGGCCTGAAGGCAACGGGCAGCCAGGGGCCGACGACAGTGGCGGGTCGCCGGCTGGGACGAAAATCAACCTGAACACGGCTGGGGTGGAGGACCTGGACGCCCTGCCCAAAGTCGGACCGGTGCTTGCCCAGCGAATTGTGGACTGGCGCAAGGAACACGGAGCCTTCAAGAGCATAGAGGAGCTGGATGCGGTGGATGGAGTAGGGCCCAAAATGCTTGAGGCGCTGCTGCCCCTGGTGACGGTGTGA